A DNA window from Rossellomorea marisflavi contains the following coding sequences:
- a CDS encoding ABC transporter ATP-binding protein, which yields MEPIPALSPKDQRKIFFRLMGYATPHRKTIYLAFFLLLLTTIGDVFGPILIKVFIDDYLTPGVFPYGPLVALGTGYLLIQLGNVVVSYLQLLKFQEIALKIIQQLRVDVFTKVQGLGMRYFDQTPAGSIVSRVTNDTEAIKDMFVSVLASFIQGGFLIIGIFIAMFVLNAKLAVFCLFILPILIWIMSLYRKYSSVFYQDMRERLSQLNAKLSESLSGMAIIQIFRQEKRMREEFGHTNEQHFRANMRNIKVDGLLLRPAIDLVYAAALMVVLTYFGVASWDHPIEIGVLYAFVNYLDRFFEPVNQIMMRLSLFQQAIIASNRVFTLLDEKEVSPLQGGDGQSSEITEGKIVFDNVSFSYDGKQDVLKNISFTANPGETVALVGHTGSGKSSIINLLMRFYEFERGRITIDGQSIKSYPVHEIRKKLGLVLQDPFLFYGDVKTNIRLYNEQLTDDEVKAAAEFVQADSFIQKLPQGYDDPVVERGSTFSSGQRQLIAFARTIATKPKILVLDEATANIDTETEEAIQEALSKMREGRTTIAIAHRLSTIQDADLILVLHKGEIVERGTHRELLDGRGIYHKMYLLQNGMVEGMEDAIG from the coding sequence GCCCCAAGGATCAGCGAAAGATCTTTTTCCGCCTGATGGGGTATGCAACGCCGCATCGAAAGACGATTTATTTGGCATTCTTTTTACTCTTATTGACAACGATCGGGGATGTGTTCGGGCCCATCCTCATAAAAGTGTTCATTGATGATTATTTGACACCCGGTGTCTTCCCTTATGGTCCCCTTGTCGCATTGGGCACCGGTTACCTGCTCATTCAACTGGGGAATGTCGTTGTATCCTACCTTCAATTGCTGAAGTTCCAGGAAATCGCTCTGAAGATCATCCAGCAGCTGAGGGTCGATGTATTCACAAAAGTTCAAGGGCTCGGGATGAGATATTTTGATCAAACTCCTGCGGGCAGCATCGTTTCAAGAGTCACCAATGATACGGAAGCGATAAAGGATATGTTCGTAAGCGTCCTCGCTTCTTTCATCCAGGGAGGATTCTTGATCATCGGCATCTTCATTGCCATGTTTGTGCTGAATGCAAAGCTTGCAGTCTTTTGCTTGTTCATCCTGCCCATTTTGATCTGGATCATGAGTCTGTACAGGAAGTATAGTTCCGTATTCTATCAGGATATGAGGGAGAGGTTGAGCCAGTTGAATGCAAAGCTGAGCGAATCCCTTTCGGGTATGGCCATCATTCAAATATTCAGGCAGGAAAAGAGAATGAGGGAAGAATTCGGCCACACCAATGAACAGCATTTTCGGGCGAATATGAGAAATATCAAAGTGGATGGCCTCCTTCTGAGACCGGCCATCGATTTGGTCTATGCAGCGGCACTGATGGTCGTGTTGACCTATTTCGGGGTGGCATCATGGGATCATCCAATTGAAATCGGTGTTTTATATGCATTTGTGAATTATCTTGATCGATTTTTTGAACCCGTCAATCAAATCATGATGAGGCTCAGTCTGTTCCAACAAGCCATCATTGCTTCGAACAGGGTGTTCACGCTTTTGGATGAAAAAGAAGTGAGTCCTTTGCAGGGGGGAGACGGACAATCGTCGGAAATCACAGAAGGCAAGATTGTGTTTGACAACGTTTCTTTCTCGTACGACGGGAAGCAGGATGTGCTGAAGAACATCTCGTTCACAGCAAACCCGGGGGAAACAGTCGCCTTAGTCGGTCATACGGGAAGCGGAAAAAGTTCGATCATTAATCTTTTGATGAGATTCTATGAATTCGAGCGGGGAAGGATCACGATTGACGGACAGAGCATCAAGTCATATCCCGTTCACGAAATAAGGAAAAAGCTCGGCCTCGTCCTTCAGGATCCGTTTCTTTTTTACGGTGATGTGAAAACGAATATCCGTTTGTACAACGAGCAATTGACGGATGATGAAGTAAAGGCGGCAGCAGAATTCGTCCAGGCAGACAGCTTTATCCAAAAGCTCCCGCAGGGGTATGATGATCCCGTGGTCGAAAGGGGATCGACGTTTTCGAGTGGACAACGACAGCTTATCGCCTTTGCACGGACGATTGCCACCAAGCCGAAGATCCTCGTATTGGATGAAGCGACGGCGAATATTGATACAGAGACCGAAGAGGCCATCCAAGAAGCTCTCTCCAAAATGAGAGAAGGCCGCACGACCATCGCGATCGCCCACAGGCTTTCCACCATTCAGGATGCCGATCTGATCCTTGTACTCCACAAAGGAGAAATTGTGGAGAGGGGTACCCACAGGGAATTACTGGATGGAAGAGGAATCTATCACAAAATGTATTTGCTCCAGAATGGGATGGTCGAAGGAATGGAAGATGCCATAGGCTGA
- a CDS encoding aspartyl-phosphate phosphatase Spo0E family protein — MSKKELLDRIELKRAQLIAIVAENGLTSPQAIQFSQELDRLLNRYNAQYIKNAVVLH, encoded by the coding sequence GTGTCTAAAAAAGAGCTACTTGATCGAATTGAACTCAAACGCGCCCAACTCATTGCCATCGTCGCCGAGAATGGATTGACATCCCCTCAAGCCATCCAGTTCAGCCAGGAACTCGATCGACTCTTGAACCGTTATAATGCGCAATACATAAAAAATGCTGTTGTCCTTCATTGA
- a CDS encoding cytochrome c biogenesis CcdA family protein, whose protein sequence is MSDVNIFLAFGAGVLSFISPCCLPLYPAFLSYITGMSVSELKAENAMLQKRSLLHTLFFLIGFSVIFIAIGFTSSFVSGFFTQYQDLIRQIGAIFIVIFGLMVIGVFKPESLMKERRFEFKNRPAGFLGSILIGMAFAAGWTPCTGPILASVIALASSNPGSGMIYMMAYVLGFAIPFFVLSFFLGKMKWIRKNTGRIMKIGGYIMIAVGIMLFFDWMTKLLGYLIYVFDFTGF, encoded by the coding sequence TTGTCTGATGTAAATATTTTTCTTGCGTTCGGCGCCGGGGTCCTTAGCTTCATTTCCCCATGTTGCCTTCCGCTCTATCCGGCTTTTCTTTCATACATAACCGGAATGAGTGTAAGCGAGCTGAAAGCCGAAAACGCCATGCTTCAAAAAAGGAGCCTGCTCCATACGCTGTTCTTTTTGATCGGCTTTTCCGTGATTTTCATTGCCATCGGATTCACGTCCTCTTTTGTCAGTGGATTCTTCACACAGTATCAGGATCTCATCCGTCAAATCGGTGCGATTTTCATTGTGATTTTCGGTTTGATGGTGATCGGTGTGTTCAAGCCTGAGAGTCTGATGAAGGAAAGACGTTTTGAATTCAAGAATCGTCCTGCAGGATTTTTAGGATCGATCTTGATCGGGATGGCGTTTGCTGCCGGCTGGACACCTTGCACAGGACCGATCCTTGCTTCTGTTATCGCATTGGCATCGAGCAATCCAGGGTCGGGGATGATCTATATGATGGCCTACGTTCTTGGATTTGCCATTCCGTTCTTCGTCTTGTCCTTCTTCCTGGGAAAAATGAAGTGGATCAGAAAAAACACCGGCCGGATCATGAAAATCGGCGGGTACATCATGATCGCTGTGGGGATCATGTTATTCTTCGACTGGATGACCAAACTCCTTGGATACCTGATCTACGTCTTTGATTTCACAGGCTTCTAA
- a CDS encoding response regulator yields the protein MAGILIVDDAKFMRVTLGNMVRSGGHVVVGEAENGLEAVEKFKALQPDLVTMDVTMPEMDGIQAVRRIMDEYPDAVIIMCSAMGQQRVVMDAIEAGAKDFIVKPFEENRVLEAISRILS from the coding sequence GTGGCAGGCATTCTGATTGTGGACGATGCAAAGTTCATGAGGGTCACCTTGGGGAATATGGTCCGCTCCGGAGGACATGTCGTGGTGGGGGAAGCGGAGAACGGGCTCGAGGCGGTAGAAAAATTCAAGGCCCTTCAACCTGATCTTGTCACCATGGATGTCACAATGCCGGAGATGGACGGGATTCAAGCGGTAAGAAGAATCATGGATGAATACCCCGATGCTGTGATCATCATGTGTTCTGCCATGGGCCAACAGCGGGTGGTAATGGATGCAATCGAAGCGGGGGCGAAAGACTTCATCGTCAAGCCCTTTGAAGAAAACAGGGTCTTAGAGGCAATAAGCCGCATACTTTCGTAA
- a CDS encoding CcdC family protein, with the protein MVMVIASSIAAILMGFMVIFIRTKAQKKPVSAKKIILPPVFMSTGALMFIFPFFRVHPPQIIEALSVGMVFSILLIKTSKFEIRDDDIYLKRSKAFAFILIGLLIIRIVGKVLLSTSIDYGELSGMFWILAFGMIVPWRIVMYIQYKKIHQEHQNFSTI; encoded by the coding sequence ATGGTTATGGTGATTGCTTCATCCATAGCAGCAATTCTTATGGGGTTCATGGTGATCTTTATCCGCACTAAAGCCCAAAAGAAACCTGTAAGTGCAAAAAAAATCATACTGCCTCCGGTATTCATGAGTACAGGGGCCCTTATGTTTATTTTCCCCTTCTTCAGGGTGCATCCCCCTCAAATCATAGAGGCGCTGTCTGTGGGAATGGTATTTTCCATCCTGTTGATCAAAACGTCTAAATTTGAGATCAGGGATGATGATATCTATCTTAAGCGGTCGAAGGCGTTTGCATTTATTTTAATCGGTTTGCTGATTATCAGGATTGTCGGGAAAGTCTTACTGAGCACCTCCATCGACTATGGTGAATTAAGCGGTATGTTCTGGATCCTTGCATTCGGAATGATCGTCCCTTGGCGCATAGTCATGTATATTCAATATAAGAAGATCCATCAGGAACACCAGAACTTCTCAACGATTTAA
- a CDS encoding DUF2621 domain-containing protein, with amino-acid sequence MLEGWFLYFILFWVVFLTASFAIGGFFMFRKFLKRFPKEDGKSDMDWEEHYVNETIHLWNDEGKKMLNELVTPVPELFRDVAKHKIAGKIGELAVSQHAEDISEDLIIKGYIMATPKRDHKFLLKKLDEMKIDASPYRHLF; translated from the coding sequence GTGCTTGAAGGATGGTTTCTCTACTTTATTTTATTTTGGGTCGTATTTCTGACAGCTTCATTTGCCATCGGGGGATTTTTCATGTTCAGGAAATTCCTTAAACGGTTTCCTAAGGAAGATGGAAAGTCAGATATGGATTGGGAAGAGCATTATGTGAACGAAACGATCCATTTGTGGAATGATGAGGGAAAGAAAATGCTCAATGAACTCGTCACTCCGGTACCTGAGTTGTTCCGCGATGTGGCGAAGCATAAAATTGCAGGCAAGATCGGAGAATTAGCCGTTTCACAACATGCGGAAGACATCTCGGAGGATTTGATCATCAAGGGCTATATTATGGCGACCCCGAAGAGGGATCATAAATTCCTTCTGAAGAAACTGGATGAAATGAAGATTGACGCATCCCCATACCGGCACCTGTTTTGA
- a CDS encoding ATP-binding protein: MKYRGRVLMTLIGIIFILIWDIVYYIEMNLKMDVLLNIIFSCILLIVLYWTGGYLDKKTEKIASYKDSKDEMKMINEEMQHVLQSIEEVVFHTDAKGCFQFLNRSWADFSGYSVKESLHKNALHFISLHERHEVLRMIRQHIDQGKPKFKMDFSYQKRDGTQRWGEMNIKLSYDQAGRLVGTVGTISDVTDRIHTEEELKELNETLAIESQKLSVAGQLAAGIAHEVRNPLTSINGFLQLIRDDADEKTKDYLEIIFSEIKRIELVLSELLILAKPQTVSYRHINVKETLVHVQKLLNTNAILYNIDIRTDFSSDDLFIKGDENQLKQVFINLIKNGIESMPRGGTITLKGLLNKHNKVVLTFEDQGVGMKRDILDKLGEPFFTTKTKGTGLGLTICLRILRDHRADVRVNSEPGEGTKFFLTFESAGPPIRKKREKADVQTSVR; encoded by the coding sequence ATGAAGTATCGGGGAAGGGTATTAATGACGTTGATCGGTATCATCTTCATTCTAATATGGGATATAGTCTACTACATCGAAATGAATCTAAAGATGGATGTGTTGTTAAATATCATATTCTCATGCATCTTATTGATCGTCCTGTATTGGACTGGCGGATATCTGGACAAAAAAACAGAGAAGATAGCATCCTACAAAGATAGTAAAGATGAGATGAAGATGATCAATGAAGAGATGCAGCATGTGCTTCAAAGCATTGAAGAAGTTGTTTTTCATACGGACGCCAAAGGGTGTTTTCAATTTCTTAACAGATCATGGGCGGATTTCAGCGGATATTCTGTGAAGGAAAGCCTTCATAAAAATGCCCTTCACTTCATTTCCCTCCATGAGAGGCATGAAGTGCTGCGGATGATCAGACAGCATATTGATCAAGGCAAACCAAAATTCAAAATGGATTTTTCCTATCAGAAGCGCGACGGTACACAGCGCTGGGGGGAAATGAACATCAAGTTGAGCTATGATCAGGCAGGCAGGTTGGTGGGGACCGTGGGAACCATTTCAGACGTGACGGATCGCATCCACACCGAAGAAGAATTGAAGGAGCTTAATGAGACGCTGGCCATTGAGTCCCAGAAGCTATCAGTAGCCGGGCAGCTCGCAGCCGGAATCGCCCATGAAGTAAGGAACCCCCTTACTTCCATCAACGGATTTTTGCAGCTTATCAGGGATGATGCCGATGAAAAGACGAAGGACTACCTTGAAATCATTTTTTCAGAGATCAAGCGAATCGAACTGGTACTGAGTGAGTTGTTGATCCTAGCAAAGCCCCAGACCGTCTCGTATCGCCATATCAATGTCAAAGAAACGCTTGTACATGTACAGAAGCTGTTGAATACCAATGCAATCCTCTATAATATCGATATCCGGACGGATTTTTCATCTGACGATCTCTTTATTAAAGGGGATGAAAATCAGTTGAAACAGGTGTTCATCAACCTTATTAAAAACGGGATTGAATCCATGCCCAGAGGAGGGACCATCACGCTGAAAGGGCTCCTGAACAAGCACAACAAGGTCGTTTTGACGTTTGAAGACCAGGGGGTCGGGATGAAGCGGGATATCCTCGATAAGCTGGGCGAACCTTTTTTCACTACGAAAACGAAGGGGACAGGATTGGGGTTGACGATCTGCCTCAGGATCTTGAGGGATCACCGTGCAGATGTCAGAGTGAACAGCGAACCTGGAGAAGGGACTAAATTTTTCCTTACCTTTGAGTCCGCGGGTCCTCCCATCCGGAAAAAACGCGAAAAAGCCGATGTTCAAACATCGGTACGGTGA
- a CDS encoding YvrJ family protein, with the protein MDAFISFISEVGFPIVVTMYLLYRIETKLDAVITSLQTLPDRMKD; encoded by the coding sequence ATGGATGCGTTCATTTCATTCATTTCGGAAGTCGGGTTTCCCATCGTCGTAACCATGTATCTGCTTTATCGGATCGAAACAAAGCTAGATGCTGTCATTACCTCGTTGCAGACACTGCCCGACCGGATGAAGGATTGA
- a CDS encoding exonuclease SbcCD subunit D, translating to MKFIHTADWHLGKLVHGIYMTEEQRYVLDRFVELVEEEKPDAVVIAGDLYDRSVPPTEAVELLDETLYKINVELNTPIVAISGNHDSAERLSFGSSWYKQSGFHLKGKLTDDFTPVTINGVHFHCVPYCEPGTVKHQLKDEHITSHHTAMQAIVSRIKENLGDGPNVLVGHAFVLGGQTTDSERILSVGGSGCVGAELFDAFDYTALGHLHSPDAIKHDKIRYSGSLMKYSFSEAAQRKCVTIVEMDPDGRFQLKEKILKPRNDMRELEGYLDELLDPAFYVEQEVRDYLKITLKDQGALIDPINKLRQVYPNVLHLERKLERTDEKKKQSVRLQQHKQTSGVELFKDFYNEMTSSDFTDEKEALIQRALEKATKEVEAR from the coding sequence TTGAAGTTCATACATACTGCCGATTGGCATCTGGGCAAGCTTGTACACGGTATCTACATGACAGAAGAACAGCGCTACGTACTCGACCGGTTCGTTGAGCTTGTGGAAGAGGAGAAGCCTGATGCCGTCGTCATCGCCGGAGATTTATACGACCGCAGCGTACCCCCGACAGAAGCTGTCGAGCTGCTGGATGAAACCTTATATAAAATCAATGTGGAGCTGAATACCCCCATTGTCGCCATCTCGGGTAACCATGATAGTGCAGAAAGGCTTTCGTTCGGTTCCTCATGGTACAAACAGAGCGGTTTTCACTTGAAGGGTAAACTGACGGACGATTTCACCCCTGTGACGATTAACGGGGTGCACTTTCACTGTGTACCTTACTGTGAGCCAGGGACGGTCAAACATCAACTTAAGGATGAACATATTACTTCTCATCACACCGCCATGCAGGCAATCGTGTCGCGCATCAAAGAAAATTTGGGAGACGGCCCAAATGTCCTGGTCGGTCATGCCTTCGTACTCGGCGGACAAACCACGGATTCAGAGAGGATATTATCAGTGGGAGGTTCAGGCTGTGTAGGTGCTGAGTTATTTGATGCCTTTGATTACACGGCTCTTGGTCATCTCCACAGTCCTGATGCCATTAAGCATGATAAAATCCGCTACTCGGGGTCCTTGATGAAATATTCATTTTCAGAGGCTGCACAGAGAAAATGCGTCACCATAGTAGAGATGGATCCCGATGGGCGATTTCAATTGAAGGAAAAGATCCTAAAACCCCGGAATGACATGAGGGAATTGGAAGGGTATCTGGATGAGCTCCTCGATCCTGCCTTTTATGTGGAACAGGAAGTAAGGGACTACCTAAAAATAACGCTGAAAGACCAGGGGGCCCTGATCGACCCGATCAATAAGCTGCGGCAAGTATATCCGAATGTCCTTCATCTCGAACGGAAGCTTGAACGTACAGACGAAAAGAAGAAGCAGTCCGTACGTCTTCAACAGCACAAGCAGACATCGGGGGTCGAACTGTTCAAAGACTTTTATAACGAAATGACCAGTAGCGATTTCACTGATGAAAAAGAAGCCCTCATCCAACGGGCCTTGGAGAAAGCCACAAAGGAGGTTGAAGCGCGATGA
- a CDS encoding AAA family ATPase yields the protein MKPLQLTMQAFGPYASREVIDFRELENRTMFVISGKTGAGKTTIFDGISYAIYGKASGEDRSPVDLRSQFAKEDELTEVELLFTLRGETYKIWRSPQQEKKKARGEGFTTMNARSELYRLGGDGEELLAANVREVDEKIRSMIQLDANQFRQILMIPQGEFRKLLTSDSKDKEIILQRLFHTELYRAVQEQLKEEADLLKHRVSSSVEERTRELLNIRYVDNEEMRELLLSDPLKDQTIMELLPTHIQSLNGSRGKVEEKLVEIQEKRDALQRELAEARSLDEQFKLQEALLQKKGELEGEKPRIDQAEREIQRANYAALLVQQDDYCKKLNKKLKAEEATLEQLMETKKQIEARLVKAKAYFEEEARRQEERDQVARYVLELEGMEKQIQSIDELQRDTAVLKKEQDQCLQNVHTNKKQAEVIRGGIKEREAELEKADDLFEEIHGVEETIREKREKQDLLEELSILIQKEEALSNSVGSLRRDEAANDARLSDARSTYLYLEDKRNSAHADRLSALLETNQPCPVCGSLHHPEPATGQSELPSEVELEAARKAKEELEEAKGRLSIEIGREEGRLQGIQDQCRDRSERLNERMGSFNRDNTQVTLHDIREEIRNLRLNLNQLRSREDRVKVLKDEVKQERLKLEELHEVIQEAEARLEKAKSEYLSSHAKLAEITSSIPENLRSPDAFRTELSNAKRKKEELKRAHEQAQEAFNRLQNEEQIKQGQINDKHQLLTSLQKEMKEERQQFKDMMDKQGFKDYGAYIEAKRNEEQILHLTDQVRKHGEEMRSVYDRLADLGKHLDGRERPDLESLNQSIIFCTEELKMANQELNRIQTDISQNEGIYRRVNDINEGIKELEAQYLTVGHLAEIARGQNTNRITFERYVLASFLEDILLVANERLRKMTSGRYELIRKNDRSKGNVQSGLELLVFDQFTGQERHVKTLSGGESFKASLALALGLADIVQQHAGGVSLETMFIDEGFGTLDPESLDHAIEALMDIQSSGRLVGIISHVPELKERIDARLEVISSQNGSRTEFRISG from the coding sequence ATGAAGCCATTACAGCTGACCATGCAGGCATTCGGTCCTTATGCTTCCAGGGAAGTCATCGACTTCCGTGAACTGGAGAACAGGACGATGTTTGTCATCTCCGGAAAGACGGGTGCTGGGAAAACGACGATCTTTGATGGGATTTCATATGCTATATACGGTAAAGCAAGTGGGGAAGACCGCAGTCCGGTCGATCTGAGAAGTCAATTTGCGAAGGAAGATGAGTTAACGGAAGTGGAACTTCTATTCACCCTGCGCGGAGAAACATACAAGATTTGGCGCTCTCCCCAGCAAGAGAAAAAGAAGGCAAGAGGAGAAGGGTTCACCACCATGAATGCACGCTCGGAGCTTTATCGGCTGGGTGGTGATGGGGAAGAACTGCTAGCAGCAAATGTACGGGAAGTAGATGAAAAGATCCGCAGTATGATCCAACTAGACGCCAATCAGTTTCGTCAAATCCTTATGATCCCACAGGGGGAATTCAGGAAGCTTCTCACTTCGGACAGTAAAGATAAAGAAATCATTCTTCAAAGGCTTTTCCATACTGAATTATACAGAGCTGTTCAAGAACAATTGAAGGAAGAAGCCGACCTCCTCAAGCATCGGGTTTCATCATCCGTTGAAGAGCGCACCAGGGAGCTTTTGAACATCCGTTACGTTGACAATGAGGAAATGCGTGAGCTGCTCCTCTCCGATCCGCTGAAGGATCAGACCATCATGGAGCTTCTCCCGACCCACATTCAATCATTGAACGGATCAAGGGGAAAGGTAGAAGAAAAACTGGTGGAAATCCAAGAGAAAAGGGATGCCCTCCAACGGGAACTTGCCGAGGCCAGGTCGCTGGATGAGCAGTTCAAATTGCAAGAAGCCCTCCTCCAGAAGAAAGGAGAATTGGAAGGGGAAAAACCGCGTATAGATCAGGCTGAAAGGGAAATCCAACGGGCCAACTATGCCGCACTCCTGGTACAGCAGGATGATTACTGTAAAAAATTGAACAAAAAGCTGAAAGCCGAAGAAGCGACACTTGAGCAGCTTATGGAAACGAAGAAACAGATTGAAGCCCGTCTAGTTAAGGCCAAAGCGTATTTTGAGGAAGAGGCCAGAAGACAGGAAGAGCGTGACCAGGTGGCACGGTATGTGCTGGAGCTTGAAGGGATGGAAAAGCAGATCCAATCGATCGACGAACTTCAAAGGGACACAGCCGTCTTGAAGAAAGAACAGGATCAGTGCCTTCAAAACGTCCACACCAACAAAAAGCAGGCGGAGGTCATCAGGGGTGGGATCAAAGAACGGGAAGCCGAGCTTGAAAAAGCGGATGATCTTTTCGAAGAGATTCATGGTGTTGAAGAGACGATTCGCGAGAAAAGAGAAAAACAGGACCTATTGGAAGAGTTGTCCATCCTTATTCAAAAAGAAGAAGCACTATCGAATTCAGTCGGGTCCCTTAGGAGGGACGAGGCTGCAAATGATGCCCGTTTGTCCGATGCACGGTCCACTTATCTCTATCTTGAGGATAAGCGTAACTCCGCTCATGCAGACCGGCTTTCTGCTCTATTGGAAACGAACCAGCCTTGTCCGGTCTGCGGGTCCCTTCACCACCCTGAACCTGCAACAGGGCAATCGGAATTACCTTCAGAGGTAGAGCTTGAAGCGGCAAGGAAAGCAAAGGAAGAGCTTGAAGAAGCAAAGGGAAGGCTATCCATAGAAATCGGTAGGGAAGAAGGCAGGCTCCAGGGAATCCAGGATCAGTGCCGTGACAGGTCAGAGCGCTTGAACGAGCGGATGGGTTCCTTTAATCGGGACAACACCCAAGTGACATTGCATGATATCCGTGAAGAAATAAGGAATCTCCGTTTGAACCTGAACCAGTTGCGATCCCGCGAAGACAGGGTGAAGGTTCTAAAAGACGAAGTGAAACAGGAGAGATTGAAGCTTGAAGAACTCCATGAGGTGATCCAAGAGGCAGAGGCCCGCTTGGAAAAAGCAAAATCAGAGTACCTTTCTTCTCATGCGAAACTTGCGGAAATCACCTCCTCCATACCGGAAAATCTTCGCTCCCCTGATGCGTTCAGGACCGAACTATCCAATGCCAAAAGGAAGAAGGAAGAACTGAAACGAGCTCATGAGCAGGCCCAGGAAGCTTTTAACAGACTTCAAAACGAAGAGCAGATCAAACAGGGTCAGATCAACGATAAACACCAATTGCTCACTTCCTTGCAGAAAGAAATGAAGGAAGAAAGGCAACAGTTCAAAGACATGATGGACAAGCAGGGCTTCAAGGATTATGGTGCTTATATAGAGGCCAAAAGAAACGAAGAACAAATTCTTCATCTTACTGATCAGGTGAGAAAGCACGGAGAAGAAATGCGGTCGGTCTATGATCGACTGGCTGACCTCGGAAAGCATCTTGATGGGAGAGAACGCCCTGACCTCGAGTCCTTGAATCAAAGCATCATCTTCTGTACTGAAGAGTTGAAAATGGCGAATCAAGAACTTAATCGCATTCAGACGGATATATCACAGAATGAAGGGATCTATCGCCGGGTCAATGACATCAATGAGGGGATCAAGGAGCTGGAGGCACAATATCTTACCGTGGGTCACCTGGCGGAGATCGCACGTGGACAGAACACCAATCGTATTACGTTTGAACGGTACGTCCTCGCCTCCTTCCTGGAAGATATCTTATTGGTGGCAAATGAACGACTGAGGAAAATGACATCGGGCAGGTATGAGTTGATCAGGAAGAATGACAGAAGCAAAGGGAACGTCCAGAGCGGGCTTGAATTGTTGGTGTTCGACCAATTTACAGGACAGGAACGACATGTGAAGACACTTTCTGGTGGAGAGAGCTTCAAAGCGTCTCTTGCACTGGCTTTGGGACTTGCCGATATCGTTCAACAGCATGCTGGCGGCGTGTCCCTTGAAACGATGTTCATAGACGAAGGATTCGGAACCCTGGATCCTGAATCCCTTGATCATGCCATTGAAGCTCTGATGGATATTCAAAGCAGCGGAAGACTTGTTGGAATCATTTCACACGTACCTGAATTAAAAGAACGGATCGATGCAAGACTGGAGGTCATTTCTTCCCAGAACGGGAGCCGCACGGAATTCAGAATTTCAGGATAG
- a CDS encoding type II pantothenate kinase, with amino-acid sequence MMKRVIGVDAGSTLTKLVYKEDGRMHYKKFLTNDHLFIRQLLKLDPVDSVVVTGGRADLWRDMKNVPLHEFDAVTLGTRELLKQEGNSLDEFILVNIGTGTSFFRVKKDEYERVLGSGIGGGMFMGLGRRLTGVTDFEDLAGLAEEGTRKNSDLLVGDIYREEEVGIAPHLTASNFGKPPSSAESPGDQLRSLTNMMAETMILLSMSIAPQTSKPFLVFVGNGVEGNAALQEDLGSFREWLKYTPLFPDKGGYAGALGAYIQGLNSQNGH; translated from the coding sequence ATGATGAAGAGGGTGATCGGTGTAGACGCAGGAAGCACGTTGACCAAGCTGGTTTATAAAGAGGATGGAAGAATGCACTACAAGAAATTCCTAACCAATGATCATCTTTTCATCCGACAGTTGCTTAAGCTTGATCCTGTTGATTCGGTCGTGGTGACCGGTGGAAGGGCAGACTTATGGAGGGACATGAAAAACGTCCCTCTTCATGAGTTTGATGCCGTCACACTTGGGACCCGAGAGCTACTGAAACAGGAAGGGAATTCCCTGGACGAATTCATATTGGTGAATATCGGAACGGGGACGTCCTTCTTCCGAGTGAAAAAGGACGAGTACGAGAGAGTGTTAGGCAGCGGGATCGGCGGGGGAATGTTTATGGGACTGGGCAGGAGATTGACAGGGGTGACAGACTTTGAGGACTTGGCGGGGCTCGCCGAAGAGGGGACACGCAAGAACTCAGACCTGCTCGTCGGGGATATATACAGGGAAGAAGAGGTGGGCATCGCACCGCATTTAACGGCGTCAAACTTCGGAAAACCCCCTTCATCGGCTGAAAGTCCGGGTGATCAACTGAGGTCGTTGACGAATATGATGGCGGAAACCATGATCCTTTTATCAATGAGCATCGCTCCCCAAACATCCAAGCCCTTTCTAGTGTTTGTGGGAAATGGCGTTGAGGGGAATGCGGCGCTTCAAGAGGATTTGGGAAGTTTCAGGGAATGGCTGAAGTACACGCCTTTGTTCCCCGATAAAGGTGGGTATGCAGGGGCGCTGGGGGCATATATTCAAGGCTTGAATTCACAAAATGGTCATTGA